Proteins encoded within one genomic window of Ascaphus truei isolate aAscTru1 chromosome 8, aAscTru1.hap1, whole genome shotgun sequence:
- the LOC142501262 gene encoding hexokinase HKDC1-like isoform X2, whose product MATSRHMALRCHLTSQKEEGGVKEKLFDHIVQCIAEFLDYMGIKGAPLPLGFTFSFPCKQDRIDKGTLVGWTKGFKATDCEGEDVVDKLREAIKRRNEFDLDIVAIVNDTVGTMMTCAYENPDCEIGLIAGTGSNVCYMEEMKNIEIVDGNEGQMCINTEWGGFGDNGCLDDFRTKYDIDVDGKSLNPGKQRYEKMTSGMYLGEIVRQILIDLTKRGLLFRGHISERLRTKGIFETKFLSQIESDRLALLQVRKILQQLGLDSTCDDSIIVKEVCGAVSQRAAKLCGAGMAAVVDKIRENRGLDQLKITVSVDGTLYKLHPHFSRILRETVNTLSPECDVTFMLSEDGSGKGAALITAVAKRLHSHGEEDVN is encoded by the exons ATGGCAACAAGTCGTCACATGGcgttgcggtgtcatttgacgtcgcagaaggaggagggcggcgtgAAGGAGAAG CTGTTTGATCACATTGTGCAGTGCATTGCTGAATTTCTCGATTACATGGGAATCAAAGGGGCCCCTCTTCCACTCGGTTTCACTTTTTCTTTCCCTTGCAAGCAAGATCGAATTGATAAG GGAACTCTTGTTGGATGGACCAAAGGTTTTAAGGCAACTGACTGTGAAGGCGAGGATGTAGTTGATAAGCTACGAGAAGCTATTAAGAGAAGAAAT GAGTTTGACTTGGATATTGTAGCCATCGTTAACGACACTGTAGGAACAATGATGACGTGTGCATACGAAAACCCAGATTGTGAAATTGGTCTCATTGCAG GAACTGGAAGCAATGTTTGTTATATGGAAGAAATGAAAAACATTGAAATTGTGGATGGAAATGAGGGACAAATGTGCATCAACACAGAATGGGGAGGTTTCGGAGACAACGGCTGTCTGGATGACTTTCGAACAAAATACGACATAGATGTGGATGGAAAATCTTTAAATCCCGGGAAACAGAG ATATGAGAAGATGACCAGTGGAATGTACCTGGGAGAAATAGTAAGGCAGATTCTTATCGACCTCACCAAACGTGGCTTGCTGTTCCGTGGACACATTTCTGAAAGACTGAGGACAAAAGGAATATTTGAAACCAAATTTTTGTCTCAGATTGAAAG TGATCGCCTAGCTCTTCTTCAGGTCAGAAAGATTCTGCAGCAGCTTGGCTTGGACAGCACCTGTGATGACAGTATCATCGTGAAGGAGGTCTGTGGGGCTGTGTCACAGAGAGCCGCCAAGCTGTGTGGAGCAGGGATGGCTGCTGTTGTGGATAAGATAAGAGAGAACAGAGGGCTGGACCAGCTAAAGATCACCGTTAGTGTTGATGGAACTTTGTACAAGCTCCATCCGCA tttttCGAGGATCTTGCGGGAAACGGTGAACACGTTGTCCCCCGAATGTGACGTGACGTTTATGCTGTCGGAGGACGGGAGTGGGAAAGGTGCCGCCCTCATCACTGCAGTGGCAAAAAGATTGCACAGCCATGGAGAAGAAGACGTCAATTAG